The Gemmatimonadales bacterium genome includes the window GCGCGGCGCCCGCCTCGTTTCCGGGTCCGGCCAGCACGATGCCCTGCGCCGCGCGGCGGCGGTCCAGCTCGAACAGCTCGCGCGCGATCGCCTCGAAGTGCCGGTGCTTCTCTTCGCGGATCCGGTTGTGATAGCTGTGCTCGCCCCATCCGGGGCCGCTCTGGTCGCCGCGAAAGCGGCCCCCGCGCGTGCTGTCCGCGCGGAGGCCCGGGAGCTCGACGGCCTCGTACGCGGTCACCTCGAAGAAACGCGCACCGGTGCGATCCAGCACCACGGTGAGCATCCGCCCGAACTCCTCCTCTATCGACGCGAGCTCGCGTACGAGCGGCGTGCGATCGATCCCGAGGCGCGAGCGGTGCACCACCGGCAGCGGCAGCACCTCGAACAGCTCGAGCGCCTCCGAGGCAAACGCGGCAAGGCCATGGCCCGGCGGCAGGTGTGCGGGGTCGCGCAGGTGATCCACGACGCGGCCGAGGTCGTGTTTCACCTCTTCGGCGGCAGCGCGCTCGAGACCCAGACGCGGAAGCGCCGCCATCGCCTGGCGGACCCGGTTCCTGAGCTTGATCAGATACTTGCCGCGCGCGCGGTCGCGCGGCTCCAGCTTGAGATAGCAGGAGACCACGCGGTGCTCGTCGGACCGGATGCGGGTCAGGCGGTCGAGCTGCGCGGCAATGGCGACGGTGGGCGTGCCCGATGCCGTCCTCCCCCGCCGCTCGACCTGGGGCCAGCGCAGTGCCGTGGCGAGGGCGCCGGCCAGGCCTGCTTCAGAAGAAGATCGGCTCACGATAGCTCCCGTAAATCCGCTCCAGCACATGCCGGATCTCGAACAGCGTGCAGTACGCGCGCGCGCAGTCCAGCATAGCGGGAATGATGTTCTGATTGGCGGCGGCCGCGGCGCCAAGCGCCGCCAGCCGCTCGGCGACGCGCCGCTCGTCGCGCGTGGCGCGCAGGGTGGCCAGGCGCTCGCGCTGGGTGCGTTCGGCGTCGGCGCCGACCTTGAGGATCTCGACCGGCCCCTCGGAGTCTTCCAGGAACTCGTTCACGCCGACGATTACCCGCCGCCCCTGCTCCGCCTCGTTCTGGAAGCGGGTGGAGGAACGGGCGATCTGGCGCTGGAACCATCCCGACTCGATGGCGGCGACGACTCCGCCCTGCGCGTCGATCTCGGCGAAGAGCCCCCGCGCCTCGCGCTCGAGGTCGTCGGTGAGCGCCTCCACCAGGTAGGAGCCGCCGAGCGGGTCGGCGACATTGGCGACGCCGGTCTCGTACGCGAGGATCTGCTGGGTACGGAGCGCGATCCGCACCGACTCCTCGGTCGGCAGCGCCAGCGTCTCGTCGAGCGCATTGGTGTGGAGCGACTGCGTGCCGCCCAGCACCGCCGCGAGCGCCTGATATGCCACGCGCACGATGTTGTTGTGCGGCTGCTGGGCGGTGAGGGTCACACCCGCCGTCTGACAATGGAAGCGCATCTTCCAGCTTCGCGGATCGCGCGCCCCGTAGCGCTCGCGCATGGCCCGGGCCCAGATCCGGCGCGCGGCCCGCAGCTTGGCGATCTCCTCGAAGAAATCGTTGTGCACGTCCCAGAAGAACGAGAGCTGGGGCGCGAAGCGATCGACGTCGAGCCCGCGCGCGATGCCGTGCTCGACGTAGCAAAAGCCGTTCGCGAGCGTGAACGCCAGCTCCTGCGCCGCGGTGGCGCCGGCCTCGCGAATGTGGTACCCGCTGATCGAAATCGTATTCCACTTGGGCGTGTGCTCGGCGGCCCAGTCGAAGAGATCGACGATGATCTTGAGCGCGGGCTCCGCGGGATAGATCCAGGCGTGCTGCGCCATGTACTCCTTGAGGATGTCGTTCTGGATCGTCCCCCTGAGCTCGGCGATCGGCACGCCCTGCCGCTCGGCCGCCGCGACGTAGAAGCAGAAAAGGATGGCTGCCGGCCCGTTGATCGTCATCGACGTCGACACCTGGTCGAGCGGGATGCCGTCGAAGAGCGTCTCCATGTCCGCGAGGCTCGACACTGCCACGCCGCACATCCCCACCTCGCCCTCGGCCCGGGGATGATCGGAATCGTAGCCCATGAGCGTCGGAAAATCGAACGCGACCGAGAGCCCGGTCTGCCCCCGCGCGAGCAGGAACTTGTAGCGTTCGTTGGTGTCCTGAGCCGTGCCGAAGCCGGCGAACTGGCGCATCGTCCAGAGCCGCCCGCGGTACATCGTCTGGTGGATGCCGCGGGTATAGGGATACTCGCCCGGCAGGCTCGCGGGGTCGGTCGGCTCGGCGAGATCGACCGGCGTGTAGACCGATTCGACCTCGCGACCGGAGACGGTGGTGAAATCGGCGTCGGTGCGGAGTGGCTGGCGCGCGGCGGCCGCCCGCCAGGCGCTCACCTCGGCTCGGAGCCGCTCGAGCTCCGCGGCGCGTTGCTCGCCCGACTCGATGTGCCAGGTCGTCATACCCGTTCGCCTTGCCGCAGGCCTTCGATGATCTCGGCCGCCACCTCGTAGGGACTCAGGCGGCCTTCAGCGATTTCGCCCAGGCGTTCGCCCACCAGCCGCTCGGCCGTGGTCTCCGACCACAGCCAGCGCCGTGCGGCGCGCTCCACGACCTCGCGCGTCCGCACGAGCAGACGGTCGCGCCGGCGCCGCTCCAGCTCGCCCGACTGCACGAGCCACCCGTGATGCCGGTCGAGCGCGTCGACCAGCGGATCCACGCCGTCGCCGCGCGCGGCGTTGGTGAGCAGGACCGGCGGGGTCCACGCGGTGGCGGGGCGAACCCGCCGGCCGCCTGACCGGATTCCGAGCATCACCTCGATCTCATGGCCGAGCTTCTCGGCGCCGGGGCGATCGGCCTTGTTCACGACGAACAGGTCGGCCGCCTCCATGATGCCGGACTTGAGCGTCTGGATGCCATCGCCCGACTCGGGCACGAGCACGAGCGCCGTGGTGTCGGCCATGAGGGCGACGTCGAGTTCCGCCTGTCCGACACCGACGGTCTCGACTACGATCCGCGCAAACCCCGCCGCGTCCAGCAAGTCGCACACTTCGCGCGTCGTGGTGGCGAGACCGCCGAGCGAGCCGCGGCTCGCCATGGACCGGATGAACACGCCCGCATCGAGCGCCACCGCCTCCATGCGGATGCGGTCGCCGAGCAGCGCGCCACCGGTGAACGGGCTGGTCGGATCCACGGCCACGACGGCCACCGAAAGATCGCGGGCGCGGTACGCCGCGACGAGACGTTCGGCGAGCGTCGACTTGCCGGCGCCGGGCGGGCCGGTGAGCCCGATACGCCGCGCGCGGCCGAGGTGCGGGTGGACGCCGGCCAGCAGCGCCTCGAAGCCGGGCTGGCCGTTCTCCACCACAGAGATCGCGCGAGCCACGGCCGCCGTGCGGCCGGCCAACAGATCAGCGAGCACGCGATCGGCGAGCATGTCGGAAAAGTCGCCATGGCTGAGAGGAGAGGCAAGCTTACGGCGTGGCGCTGTCCGAGCCGGCGCGCCGGCGCGCGGCGATCTTGATTGCAACGAGGACGAGCGCGGCTATGACGAGCGCCCCGATCACGGCCACTTCGAGCCGCTTGACTCGGCCGACCACGACCTCCGCGCCGTTGCCGATGAGGTATCCGAGCCCGACGAACGCGCCGGCGCCGAGCGTGCACCCGACGGCATCGACCAGGGCGAAGCGGGCGAACCGGAGCCCGTGCAGCCCCCAGAAGTACATGCTGGCGACCTTGGTGCCGTAGACGAATCGCGCGGCCACGAGCTGCCACACCCCGACCCGACGGGCGACCTGCTCGATCTTCGGTCCCACCTTGCGGTAGAACTGGCCGGAGCGAAACCGGCCGGTGTGGGAACGGCCGAGGGCGTACCAGCAACAATCGCCGAGAAAGCTTCCGACGGCCGCGGCACCCACCGCGACCGGGAACGGGAAATAGCCGAGATGCGCCACCACGCCCGCGAGGACCATGGTGAAGTCGCCCTCGATCGCGGCCCCGAGGACGATGGCCGCGATCCCGTGATCGATGAGCAGTTGCTGAATTCCCACTCCGATTGCCGCCCCTGGTCGGTGCCGCGTGGAATCTAAGAGCCCGGGCATCGATGTCATCCGCGGGCGAGTTTGCTGGACAATCTGGCATGGGCCCGTACATCCTTCCGGGACAGAAAGTCCCGCATCGCCGACTGTGGCGAGGCAAAGGGGCTGGCCACTTTCTTGCCAGCAGCCCGCTCGGCTCTTCGGGAGGTAGGCGCGCAGCATGCGGATAGCGCTGGTCACCGAGTTCTACTATCCCCACCTCGGCGGCGTCACCGAGCACGTCCACAACCTGGCCAAAGTGTTCAACGCCGCGGGACACCACACGATCGTCATCACGTCGCACATGCGGATGCCGGTGGGCTCGCCCGATGCGCACGAATACGCGCGGGACGAGCCGTTCGTGCGACGCGTGGGCACGAGCCGGGTGATCTACAGCGCCGGCTCGTTCGCGCGGGTGACCACCGGGTGGCGGCTCCGGCGCCAGCTCAGAGATCTCTTCCGCGCCGAGAAGATCGACGTGGTGCACATCCACGGCGGCCTCGCGCCGACGTTCGGCGTCATCGCGCCGTTCCCAGCCTGGGACCTCGGCCTGCCGGTCGTGGCGACGTTCCACTCCTGGTTCGCGAAGTCGCACCTGCTGCGCACGTTTCGGCGGATCGCGCAGTGGTCAATCGACCGCCACGCCGCGACGATTGCCGTGAGCCAGCCGGTGGTCGACGCGCATGCCCGCTATCTCCACGCCAATTGGGAGATCATCCCGAACGGTGTCGATACGGACTTCTTCGCCTCCGGCGAGGGCGCGCCGGCGGCTCCGCGGCCCACGCTCCTCTTCCTCGGCCGACTCGACCCGCGAAACGGGCTCGAGACCGTGTTGCGTGCGATGCCCGCAATCCTCGACCGCCACCCGACGACCCGCCTGGTCGTGGCCGGCGACGGTCCCCTCCGGCCGCTGTACGAGCGCCTCGCCCGGCCGGTGGCCGGCCACGTCGAATTTCTCGGCCGGGTGAACGGCAACCGGCCCGACGTGTACGGCTCGGCCGACATCTATCTCTGCCCGACGACCAAGGCATCGTTCGGCATCACGCTGCTCGAGGCCATGGCGTGCGGCACGCCGATGGTAGTCTCGGACATCACGGGGTTCCGGGAGCTGGTGGACGGCGGCTCGGAGGCCGTACTGGTGCCGAAGGGCGACCCGGCGGCCTGGGCCTCGGCGACCGGCGACCTGCTCGGCGATCCGGCGCGCCGCGCCGCGATGAGCGCGGCCGGCCGCGCCAAATCCGCCGAATTTGCGTGGCCCCGCGTGGCCGACCGGGTGCTGGCGGTGTATCGCCGGGTGCTCGCGTGATGATCGCCGGCGCCGCAGCGGTGCTCGCGACGGCCGGCGCGCTCACGGCCTACGGCGCGATCGAGCCCAACAACTCGCTGTTCGGCCCCGTCATCGGCCGCGGGCCGCGCGAGCGCAGCGTGTATCTCACCTTCGACGATGGCCCGAACGCCGAGGCCACGCCGCGGATTCTCGATACCCTCGCCGCCGCCGGCGTCCCGGCCGCCTTCTTCATGGTGGGCCGCCATGTGCGGCGCTTCCCGGAGCTCGCGCGGGCCGTGGCGGCACGCGGCCACGCCGTCGGCAACCATACCGAGTCGCACGTCAAGCTGCACCGGCTCGGTCCCCGGCGGATCGATGCGGAGGTGGGTGAGGCACACGAGGCGATCGTCGGCACCACCGGAGTTGCCCCGCGTGCGTTCAGGGCGCCGCATGGATACCGGAATCCGTTCGTCTTCCGCGCGGTGCGCCCGTTCGGCTATCGGGTGTTCGGCTGGACCTTCGGCGTGTGGGACACCGCCCGCCCCGGCGCCGACGAGATCCGCCGTCGAGTGCGCGCGAAGCTCCGGCCCGGCGCCGTGCTGCTGCTCCATGACGGCGACGGATACGACGTCACGGGCGATCGCCGCCAGACCGCGGAGGCGTTGCCCGGGATTCTCGAGGACGCGCGGGCGGCTGGCTATACCTTCCGCCCGCTCGGGGAGTTGCTGGCATCGTGATGCGCCCGCGGTGGTCGCCGGCCCGGTGGCTCCTGATCGCCGTCGTCGTTGCGAGCGTGCCGTTCGCCGCGCGCTTCCTGCTGCGCTTTCCCTGGGGCCGCACCGTCGACGCGATCGCTGACGCCGACTGGATGCTGCTCGCGGCGGCGAGCCTGATGAATCTCGTCTCGCTCGCCTTCAAGGGATGGGCCTGGCATCTGCTGCTCCGGGCCTGGGCGCCGCATCGCTGGCGCAGCGCCGAAGCAGGCACCTTCGTCGGCGCGGCCGTAAACGCGGTGAGCATCTCGGTGAGCGGCGAGGCCGTTCGGCTCGAGCGCGTGGCACGGCGCGACGGCGTACCGCTCGTGGCGGGAGCGGCCTCGCTGGTCTGGGCCCGGATCATCGAGGCACTCGCGTTGGTGGTGTTTCTTGCCGTGTCGCTCCTCTGGCTTCCGCCGGGGCGTTGGACGGTGCCGGCCGAGCTCGTGGCCTGGGGCATCGTTGTAGTGATGATTGTCTGCATCCGCCTCAGGGTCTGGACCTGGCTCGCCGAGCGGCTGCCGTCGCGCTGGCGGAGCCGGCTCACGCCCGCCATGCCGGCGGGGCGCCTCTACCTCCTGGCGCCGCTTTCGTTCTCGACCGCAAACTGGTTCGCGCAGTGGCTCACCTACCACTGGGCCATCGCGGCGACGCACGTCTCGACGTCCCCCGCGGTGTCGCTCGTGGCACTGGTCGCGGCGAACGTCGGCGGCATCCTACGGCTCACCCCGGGCAACGTGGGTGTCCTGCAGTTCTCGCTCATCTTCGGCATGGAAGCGTTTCACATCCCCACCGATCAGGCCCTCGCGGCTGGCCTCGCGCTGCAAGCGGTGCAGGTCCTGCCCGTGCTCCTCGTCGGCGTCGGCCTCGTGGGCGTCGAAGGATTCCGCCGGAGGAGTGCCAAGCGCGCGGAGACGGTCGGGGCGATCTGAGCAATGGGACGGGTCGAAGCACATCCATTTCCGCACGTGGGCGCCGAACGGACGCGATCTGAGCTTGACGGCTCGGAGCGGCCGTCGATGGCGCTCGCGCGCCGGCTTGCGATCCTCACCGCGGTGCTCGCCCTGCTGCTGGTGCTCGGCGCCACGGAGATCGCGCTCTCGTGGTCGGCGCGCTCGCGGCTCGAGGATTTCCGGGATGACGCCGTGTCGCTCTCGACCACGCTCGCGGCCCTGTTGAGCGACGTGGCACCCGACGGCGATCCCCAGCTCCTCTCGCAGGGGCTGGAGGAGTGGTCCCTCCGCCGGCTCGGTCCGACCCGGCGCGCCTGGGTGTATGTGAGCCGCGCGGGCACGCTCTCCGCGGTAGCGGCCAGCGACACCGAGGAGAAGGCGCCCGACGAAGCCGACTACCAGGCGCTCACCCAGGTCACCACGGTGGTCATGCAGCGTGGCGGCCGCGACCCCGGCTGGCAGGTCGCCGCGCCGCTCGGGCGTCCGGAGCATCCGTTCGGCGTACTCGACATTCACGTGTCCACGCGCCGGCTGGAGGAGTGGAGCCGGGTCGAGCGGCAGCGCGCCTATCTCGCGGCCGTGAGTGCGGCGTTGCTCGTGGCGCTCGGCGTGGCGCTGCTCACGCGGAAATGGGTGGGGCGACCACTCGCGGAGCTCGGCAAGGCCATGGCCGGCGCGCATGGCGGCGCGGAGGGATCGCCGCCCGCGCCGGAGATCGGTCCCCACGAATTTCGGCTGCTGGCCCGGCGCTACAATCGCCTGCGCGACGCGCTGGCCGAGCGGGAGCGCGAGAGCCAGGCGCGCGCGGCGCTGCTCGCGCTGCAGGAGCGGGCGCGCGGGCTCGACCGGCTCGCGCTCGTACAGGAGACCGCCACCGCCTTTGCGCACGAGATCGGCACTCCGCTCAACACGGTGAGCGGGCATTTGCAACTGCTGAGGGACGATCTTCGGCACGCCGGGCAACCGGACGCGCTCGACCGCGTGCGGCTCCTGCTGGGCCAAATGGACCGGGTCGCCGGGATCGTGCGCGCCGGGCTCGACCGCGGCCGCTGGCCGGAGCCGTACGTGCGTACCGCCGATCTCACCGAAATCGCCGAGCGCATCCTGCGCTTCCTCGAGCCGGCGTTCAACGACGCGGGAGTGATCGCGCGGCTCGAGCCGACCCGGGCCGCCCGGCCTGTCGCGGTGTGCGACCCCGCGCAGGTCGAGCAGATCCTGCTGAACCTGCTCAAGAACGCGATCGAGGCGCTGCCACCCGGCGGCCTCGTGACGGTCTCGACCGGCGCGGCCGACGGCGGTGTGTACGTGGACGTCGCCGATGACGGCCCCGGCCTGGCGCCCGAGGCGCAGGCAAATCTCTTCAAGCCGTTCGCCACTACCAAAGGCGCGGCCGGCACCGGGCTCGGCCTCGCGGTGAGCCGCCGGCTCGCACGCGGACTCGGCGGCGAGCTGAGCCATCTGCCGGCGAGCCGCGGCACCCGCTGGCGCCTGAGCTTGCCGGGCGCGGAGCCGGCGTGACGATGGCCGGCATTCCGGGTGAGCCGCGCGCCGCCGCGGCCAGCGTCCGCATCCTGCTGGTGGATGATGACGAAGCCGCGTGTCGTCTGCTCGCCGAGGTGCTCGAGCGCGAGGGATACCGCGTCACCTCCGCGCTGTCGGTGGATGAGGCGCAGGCCAAGCTCGATCGCGAAGGGCCGTACGATGCGGTGCTGACCGACCTCCGCATGCCCGAGCGGAACGGCCTCGATCTCGTGCGGGTGCTGCGCGAACGCGAGCCGGACGCGCTGGTGCTCGTCCTCACCGCCTTCGGCGACGCGGCCGCGGCGGGTGAGGCGATTCGGGCCGGCGCCTTCGACTTCATCAGCAAGCCATACGACATCGGCGCCCTGCGCGAAACGCTCGCGCGCGCGCTCGGCCGGCGGCGGCTCGCAAGCGCGCGGCGGGAGAGCCGCGGCGGGGCGGCTGTCGGCCGCCGCGACGGCGACCGCGACGCCGAGTCGCGCGCCGCGCCGGCGCTCGTCGGCCACAGCCCGGGCATCATCGAGGTCATGAAGATGGTGGCCCGCGCCGCCCCGACCCAGGCCACCGTGCTGCTCCTGGGCGAAACGGGCACCGGCAAGGAGCTGG containing:
- a CDS encoding methylmalonyl-CoA mutase family protein; its protein translation is MTTWHIESGEQRAAELERLRAEVSAWRAAAARQPLRTDADFTTVSGREVESVYTPVDLAEPTDPASLPGEYPYTRGIHQTMYRGRLWTMRQFAGFGTAQDTNERYKFLLARGQTGLSVAFDFPTLMGYDSDHPRAEGEVGMCGVAVSSLADMETLFDGIPLDQVSTSMTINGPAAILFCFYVAAAERQGVPIAELRGTIQNDILKEYMAQHAWIYPAEPALKIIVDLFDWAAEHTPKWNTISISGYHIREAGATAAQELAFTLANGFCYVEHGIARGLDVDRFAPQLSFFWDVHNDFFEEIAKLRAARRIWARAMRERYGARDPRSWKMRFHCQTAGVTLTAQQPHNNIVRVAYQALAAVLGGTQSLHTNALDETLALPTEESVRIALRTQQILAYETGVANVADPLGGSYLVEALTDDLEREARGLFAEIDAQGGVVAAIESGWFQRQIARSSTRFQNEAEQGRRVIVGVNEFLEDSEGPVEILKVGADAERTQRERLATLRATRDERRVAERLAALGAAAAANQNIIPAMLDCARAYCTLFEIRHVLERIYGSYREPIFF
- the meaB gene encoding methylmalonyl Co-A mutase-associated GTPase MeaB, which gives rise to MLADRVLADLLAGRTAAVARAISVVENGQPGFEALLAGVHPHLGRARRIGLTGPPGAGKSTLAERLVAAYRARDLSVAVVAVDPTSPFTGGALLGDRIRMEAVALDAGVFIRSMASRGSLGGLATTTREVCDLLDAAGFARIVVETVGVGQAELDVALMADTTALVLVPESGDGIQTLKSGIMEAADLFVVNKADRPGAEKLGHEIEVMLGIRSGGRRVRPATAWTPPVLLTNAARGDGVDPLVDALDRHHGWLVQSGELERRRRDRLLVRTREVVERAARRWLWSETTAERLVGERLGEIAEGRLSPYEVAAEIIEGLRQGERV
- a CDS encoding DedA family protein; translated protein: MPGLLDSTRHRPGAAIGVGIQQLLIDHGIAAIVLGAAIEGDFTMVLAGVVAHLGYFPFPVAVGAAAVGSFLGDCCWYALGRSHTGRFRSGQFYRKVGPKIEQVARRVGVWQLVAARFVYGTKVASMYFWGLHGLRFARFALVDAVGCTLGAGAFVGLGYLIGNGAEVVVGRVKRLEVAVIGALVIAALVLVAIKIAARRRAGSDSATP
- a CDS encoding glycosyltransferase family 4 protein — protein: MRIALVTEFYYPHLGGVTEHVHNLAKVFNAAGHHTIVITSHMRMPVGSPDAHEYARDEPFVRRVGTSRVIYSAGSFARVTTGWRLRRQLRDLFRAEKIDVVHIHGGLAPTFGVIAPFPAWDLGLPVVATFHSWFAKSHLLRTFRRIAQWSIDRHAATIAVSQPVVDAHARYLHANWEIIPNGVDTDFFASGEGAPAAPRPTLLFLGRLDPRNGLETVLRAMPAILDRHPTTRLVVAGDGPLRPLYERLARPVAGHVEFLGRVNGNRPDVYGSADIYLCPTTKASFGITLLEAMACGTPMVVSDITGFRELVDGGSEAVLVPKGDPAAWASATGDLLGDPARRAAMSAAGRAKSAEFAWPRVADRVLAVYRRVLA
- a CDS encoding polysaccharide deacetylase family protein, with protein sequence MIAGAAAVLATAGALTAYGAIEPNNSLFGPVIGRGPRERSVYLTFDDGPNAEATPRILDTLAAAGVPAAFFMVGRHVRRFPELARAVAARGHAVGNHTESHVKLHRLGPRRIDAEVGEAHEAIVGTTGVAPRAFRAPHGYRNPFVFRAVRPFGYRVFGWTFGVWDTARPGADEIRRRVRAKLRPGAVLLLHDGDGYDVTGDRRQTAEALPGILEDARAAGYTFRPLGELLAS
- a CDS encoding lysylphosphatidylglycerol synthase transmembrane domain-containing protein; protein product: MRPRWSPARWLLIAVVVASVPFAARFLLRFPWGRTVDAIADADWMLLAAASLMNLVSLAFKGWAWHLLLRAWAPHRWRSAEAGTFVGAAVNAVSISVSGEAVRLERVARRDGVPLVAGAASLVWARIIEALALVVFLAVSLLWLPPGRWTVPAELVAWGIVVVMIVCIRLRVWTWLAERLPSRWRSRLTPAMPAGRLYLLAPLSFSTANWFAQWLTYHWAIAATHVSTSPAVSLVALVAANVGGILRLTPGNVGVLQFSLIFGMEAFHIPTDQALAAGLALQAVQVLPVLLVGVGLVGVEGFRRRSAKRAETVGAI
- a CDS encoding ATP-binding protein yields the protein MALARRLAILTAVLALLLVLGATEIALSWSARSRLEDFRDDAVSLSTTLAALLSDVAPDGDPQLLSQGLEEWSLRRLGPTRRAWVYVSRAGTLSAVAASDTEEKAPDEADYQALTQVTTVVMQRGGRDPGWQVAAPLGRPEHPFGVLDIHVSTRRLEEWSRVERQRAYLAAVSAALLVALGVALLTRKWVGRPLAELGKAMAGAHGGAEGSPPAPEIGPHEFRLLARRYNRLRDALAERERESQARAALLALQERARGLDRLALVQETATAFAHEIGTPLNTVSGHLQLLRDDLRHAGQPDALDRVRLLLGQMDRVAGIVRAGLDRGRWPEPYVRTADLTEIAERILRFLEPAFNDAGVIARLEPTRAARPVAVCDPAQVEQILLNLLKNAIEALPPGGLVTVSTGAADGGVYVDVADDGPGLAPEAQANLFKPFATTKGAAGTGLGLAVSRRLARGLGGELSHLPASRGTRWRLSLPGAEPA